A single region of the Malus sylvestris chromosome 8, drMalSylv7.2, whole genome shotgun sequence genome encodes:
- the LOC126631441 gene encoding uncharacterized protein LOC126631441 codes for MPHFIPYKGDDDLDRHLKHYRSTIIFYRSNDALMCKIFATTIQGEVQNWFHTLPPQSIRSFNKLSFIFTKEYSSDRSIKRTSDHLFKIVKDPWETIRDYVKRFKAEKAKIVGCNEDIATAAFRNGLPTEHLLFKKLIMGEELTLAASYALAEKHALWDKAMQSNKNKSEKKHMERSPTKEDSALETFTKFTVLIGQILCKLKNEPWFELPPPMKGNLTRLDYTKYYAFHQGPGYTTNGCLNWKQYLEKLTNKGRCDEYPDKSTKQPTQAGEVSITP; via the coding sequence ATGCCTCACTTCATTCCGTACAAGGGAGACGACGATCTAGATCGACATCTCAAGCACTACCGCAGTACCATAATCTTCTACAGGAGCAACGATGCGCTTATGTGcaaaatttttgccacaactATACAAGGCGAGGTGCAAAACTGGTTTCACACTCTGCCACCCCAGTCGATCCGGAGTTTTAACAAACTTTCCTTTATTTTCACTAAGGAGTATTCTTCTGATCGCTCAATTAAAAGGACATCCGACCATCTCTTCAAAATCGTAAAAGACCCTTGGGAGACAATTCGCGACTATGTCAAGAGATTCAAAGCGGAGAAGGCCAAGATTGTTGGTTGCAACGAAGACATAGCAACGGCAGCATTTAGAAATGGACTTCCCACTGAACATCTTTTATTCAAAAAACTGATCATGGGAGAAGAACTAACCCTAGCAGCttcatatgctttggcagaAAAGCATGCACTATGGGATAAGGCCATGCAGTCTAACAAAAACAAGTCAGAAAAGAAGCACATGGAACGTTCCCCAACCAAAGAAGACTCAGCGCTTGAAACATTCACTAAATTCACAGTTCTAATCGGCCAAATTCTCTGCAAGCTGAAGAACGAACCTTGGTTCGAACTGCCTCCACCCATGAAAGGCAATCTTACCAGGCTGGATTATACAAAGTATTACGCATTTCATCAAGGACCAGGCTACACTACCAACGGTTGCCTGAATTGGAAGCAGTATCTTGAGAAGCTGACAAATAAGGGCCGATGCGACGAGTATCCTGACAAGTCAACGAAACAGCCTACACAAGCAGGGGAAGTCTCTATCACCCCCTAA